One window of the Rhinoraja longicauda isolate Sanriku21f chromosome 2, sRhiLon1.1, whole genome shotgun sequence genome contains the following:
- the mrpl32 gene encoding large ribosomal subunit protein bL32m: MAMLRRLARSWVALETAVLQALGLQPPIAPALALQAPACFPQCDPESCENDQSDSPSFLDNIFLMAAPKKRRTIEVNRCRRRNVRKLEKVKNNIEVCQVCGQLKLKHVLCAYCYQKVVHETAVVRAQIQEQEGRPLNAPAVETVLLYQGEKATEADKGKRIIERNRKRPSWFTVGS; encoded by the exons ATGGCGATGCTGCGGCGGTTGGCGCGTTCCTGGGTGGCCTTGGAGACCGCTGTGCTGCAGGCCCTCGGGCTTCAGCCGCCAATAG ctCCTGCATTGGCATTACAAGCTCCAGCATGCTTCCCCCAATGTGACCCTGAGTCCTGTGAGAATGACCAGTCTGACAGCCCTAGCTTCTTAGACAACATCTTCCTGATGGCAGCACCCAAGAAACGCCGCACCATCGAGGTTAACCGCTGCAGGAGAAGGAATGTCAGAAAACTAGAAAAAGTTAAG AACAACATAGAAGTTTGCCAAGTATGTGGCCAGTTGAAATTGAAGCACGTGCTGTGTGCCTACTGTTACCAGAAGGTTGTACATGAAACTGCCGTTGTACGTGCACAGATTCAGGAGCAGGAAGGAAGGCCACTGAATGCCCCTGCAGTGGAGACAGTCTTGCTTTATCAGGGGGAGAAAGCAACGGAGGCCGACAAAGGGAAGAGGATCATTGAGAGGAACCGAAAGCGGCCATCGTGGTTTACAGTAGGTTCATGA